One genomic window of Brienomyrus brachyistius isolate T26 chromosome 16, BBRACH_0.4, whole genome shotgun sequence includes the following:
- the cdadc1 gene encoding cytidine and dCMP deaminase domain-containing protein 1 isoform X3, translated as MATSESRCNDTDPGKRRVGDRFGKGRSDMREASTQTDAKVRGHGPRLSKVNLFTLLSLWMELFPRKEKEGFPKQTERWQVRSTGLVVVQERSVTAGVHQISYWPGDPEMSLLTGSGDSNHDCRLGCRSQEAVLDAKAAERLKSNSRPHICVLLQALPSGMQQFVEETSKDSEFLGRIARDDRCLDVGELFREQQKHNLDHFNRAFFVQDQSEHRGILSKMGLENFCIEPYFSNLRQNMRDLITVLASVASSFLDHGQRYGFYDNGPAQPGRPLSQEVAKHCIIQAQLLAFRTDDPKVGVGAVIWAEGKSGTCDGTGRMYLVGSGYNAYPVGSEYAEFPQMDDKQQDRHSRKYRYIIHAEQNALTFRCAELREDENTTIFVTKCPCDECVPLIKGAGVKQIYTSDMDSGKDKHDISYLQFENLQGVQKFVWQRNSQVCPGQLNSCLSNGCMGKHSRETQGNDPLPSKRQCF; from the exons ATGGCCACGTCGGAGTCTCGCTGCAATGACACAGATCCGGGGAAACGCCGCGTCGGCGATCGCTTTGGCAAAGGGCGCAGTGACATGAGGGAGGCGAGCACGCAAACAGATGCCAAAGTGCGAG GTCACGGACCCAGACTTTCCAAAGTTAATTTGTTCACGTTACTGAGTCTCTGGATGGAACTTTTCCCCAGAAAGGAGAAAGAAGGTTTCCCAAAACAAACTGAAAGATGGCAG GTCCGAAGCACAGGGCTGGTGGTGGTTCAGGAACGCAGTGTCACAG CTGGAGTCCATCAGATATCTTACTGGCCAGGCGACCCAGAGATGAGCCTCCTGACAGGTTCTGGTGACAGCAACCACGACTGCAGGCTAGGGTGCAGGTCCCAGGAGGCCGTGCTGGACGCCAAGGCAGCGGAGAGGCTGAAGTCCAACAGCCGGCCACACATCTGCGTCCTCCTCCAGGCGCTACCCAGTGGCATGCAGCAGTTTGTGGAGGAAACCTCCAAAGACTCTGAATTCCTGGGCAGGATTGCTCGGGATGATCGTTGCCTGGATGTGGGGGAGCTCTTTAGGGAGCAGCAGAAGCACAATCTGGATCATTTCAACAGAGCGTTCTTTGTTCAAGACCAGTCAGAGCACCGTGGCATCCTTAGCAAAATGGGGCTGGAGAACTTCTGCATAGAGCCCTATTTCAGCAACCTGCGGCAGAACATGAGGGACCTGATTACAGTCCTGGCCTCTGTGGCGTCCAGCTTCCTGGATCACGGCCAACGTTATGGCTTCTATGACAATGGCCCTGCACAGCCTGGCAGGCCGCTGTCGCAGGAGGTGGCTAAACATTGCATCATACAAGCCCAGCTGCTGGCATTCAGAACTG ATGATCCAAAAGTGGGGGTTGGTGCTGTTATATGGGCGGAAGGGAAATCT GGGACCTGCGATGGGACAGGGCGCATGTACCTCGTGGGCTCTGGGTACAACGCCTACCCAGTGGGCTCAGAGTACGCCGAATTCCCCCAGATGGACGACAAGCAGCAGGACCGGCACAGCAGGAAGTACAGATATATCATCCACGCTGAGCAGAACGCACTGACTTTCAG GTGTgcggagctcagggaggacgaaAACACGACGATCTTTGTCACGAAATGCCCATGTGACGAGTGTGTGCCTTTGATTAAGGGGGCCGGCGTCAAGCAGATATACACTTCAGATATGGACAGTGGCAAAGACAAGCATGACATCTCATACCTCCAGTTTGAGAATCTCCAGGGAGTGCAGAAGTTTGTT TGGCAGAGGAATTCGCAAGTTTGTCCAGGGCAGCTGAATTCTTGTTTGTCCA ATGGCTGCATGGGGAAACACAGCAGAGAGACACAGGGGAATGACCCCCTGCCGAGTAAGAGGCAGTGTTTTTAA
- the cdadc1 gene encoding cytidine and dCMP deaminase domain-containing protein 1 isoform X2 — protein sequence MATSESRCNDTDPGKRRVGDRFGKGRSDMREASTQTDAKVRGHGPRLSKVNLFTLLSLWMELFPRKEKEGFPKQTERWQVRSTGLVVVQERSVTGLHCSSANLHAAGVHQISYWPGDPEMSLLTGSGDSNHDCRLGCRSQEAVLDAKAAERLKSNSRPHICVLLQALPSGMQQFVEETSKDSEFLGRIARDDRCLDVGELFREQQKHNLDHFNRAFFVQDQSEHRGILSKMGLENFCIEPYFSNLRQNMRDLITVLASVASSFLDHGQRYGFYDNGPAQPGRPLSQEVAKHCIIQAQLLAFRTDDPKVGVGAVIWAEGKSGTCDGTGRMYLVGSGYNAYPVGSEYAEFPQMDDKQQDRHSRKYRYIIHAEQNALTFRCAELREDENTTIFVTKCPCDECVPLIKGAGVKQIYTSDMDSGKDKHDISYLQFENLQGVQKFVWQRNSQVCPGQLNSCLSNGCMGKHSRETQGNDPLPSKRQCF from the exons ATGGCCACGTCGGAGTCTCGCTGCAATGACACAGATCCGGGGAAACGCCGCGTCGGCGATCGCTTTGGCAAAGGGCGCAGTGACATGAGGGAGGCGAGCACGCAAACAGATGCCAAAGTGCGAG GTCACGGACCCAGACTTTCCAAAGTTAATTTGTTCACGTTACTGAGTCTCTGGATGGAACTTTTCCCCAGAAAGGAGAAAGAAGGTTTCCCAAAACAAACTGAAAGATGGCAG GTCCGAAGCACAGGGCTGGTGGTGGTTCAGGAACGCAGTGTCACAGGTCTGCATTGCTCTAGCGCGAACCTGCATGCAG CTGGAGTCCATCAGATATCTTACTGGCCAGGCGACCCAGAGATGAGCCTCCTGACAGGTTCTGGTGACAGCAACCACGACTGCAGGCTAGGGTGCAGGTCCCAGGAGGCCGTGCTGGACGCCAAGGCAGCGGAGAGGCTGAAGTCCAACAGCCGGCCACACATCTGCGTCCTCCTCCAGGCGCTACCCAGTGGCATGCAGCAGTTTGTGGAGGAAACCTCCAAAGACTCTGAATTCCTGGGCAGGATTGCTCGGGATGATCGTTGCCTGGATGTGGGGGAGCTCTTTAGGGAGCAGCAGAAGCACAATCTGGATCATTTCAACAGAGCGTTCTTTGTTCAAGACCAGTCAGAGCACCGTGGCATCCTTAGCAAAATGGGGCTGGAGAACTTCTGCATAGAGCCCTATTTCAGCAACCTGCGGCAGAACATGAGGGACCTGATTACAGTCCTGGCCTCTGTGGCGTCCAGCTTCCTGGATCACGGCCAACGTTATGGCTTCTATGACAATGGCCCTGCACAGCCTGGCAGGCCGCTGTCGCAGGAGGTGGCTAAACATTGCATCATACAAGCCCAGCTGCTGGCATTCAGAACTG ATGATCCAAAAGTGGGGGTTGGTGCTGTTATATGGGCGGAAGGGAAATCT GGGACCTGCGATGGGACAGGGCGCATGTACCTCGTGGGCTCTGGGTACAACGCCTACCCAGTGGGCTCAGAGTACGCCGAATTCCCCCAGATGGACGACAAGCAGCAGGACCGGCACAGCAGGAAGTACAGATATATCATCCACGCTGAGCAGAACGCACTGACTTTCAG GTGTgcggagctcagggaggacgaaAACACGACGATCTTTGTCACGAAATGCCCATGTGACGAGTGTGTGCCTTTGATTAAGGGGGCCGGCGTCAAGCAGATATACACTTCAGATATGGACAGTGGCAAAGACAAGCATGACATCTCATACCTCCAGTTTGAGAATCTCCAGGGAGTGCAGAAGTTTGTT TGGCAGAGGAATTCGCAAGTTTGTCCAGGGCAGCTGAATTCTTGTTTGTCCA ATGGCTGCATGGGGAAACACAGCAGAGAGACACAGGGGAATGACCCCCTGCCGAGTAAGAGGCAGTGTTTTTAA
- the cdadc1 gene encoding cytidine and dCMP deaminase domain-containing protein 1 isoform X1, whose protein sequence is MATSESRCNDTDPGKRRVGDRFGKGRSDMREASTQTDAKVRGHGPRLSKVNLFTLLSLWMELFPRKEKEGFPKQTERWQVRSTGLVVVQERSVTGLHCSSANLHAGQIAVIKHGPRLRGCDLYFSRKPCSTCLKMIINAGVHQISYWPGDPEMSLLTGSGDSNHDCRLGCRSQEAVLDAKAAERLKSNSRPHICVLLQALPSGMQQFVEETSKDSEFLGRIARDDRCLDVGELFREQQKHNLDHFNRAFFVQDQSEHRGILSKMGLENFCIEPYFSNLRQNMRDLITVLASVASSFLDHGQRYGFYDNGPAQPGRPLSQEVAKHCIIQAQLLAFRTDDPKVGVGAVIWAEGKSGTCDGTGRMYLVGSGYNAYPVGSEYAEFPQMDDKQQDRHSRKYRYIIHAEQNALTFRCAELREDENTTIFVTKCPCDECVPLIKGAGVKQIYTSDMDSGKDKHDISYLQFENLQGVQKFVWQRNSQVCPGQLNSCLSNGCMGKHSRETQGNDPLPSKRQCF, encoded by the exons ATGGCCACGTCGGAGTCTCGCTGCAATGACACAGATCCGGGGAAACGCCGCGTCGGCGATCGCTTTGGCAAAGGGCGCAGTGACATGAGGGAGGCGAGCACGCAAACAGATGCCAAAGTGCGAG GTCACGGACCCAGACTTTCCAAAGTTAATTTGTTCACGTTACTGAGTCTCTGGATGGAACTTTTCCCCAGAAAGGAGAAAGAAGGTTTCCCAAAACAAACTGAAAGATGGCAG GTCCGAAGCACAGGGCTGGTGGTGGTTCAGGAACGCAGTGTCACAGGTCTGCATTGCTCTAGCGCGAACCTGCATGCAGGTCAGATCGCCGTGATTAAGCATGGGCCTAGACTCAGGGGTTGTGACCTCTACTTTTCTAGAAAGCCCTGCTCCACGTGCCTGAAGATGATCATCAATG CTGGAGTCCATCAGATATCTTACTGGCCAGGCGACCCAGAGATGAGCCTCCTGACAGGTTCTGGTGACAGCAACCACGACTGCAGGCTAGGGTGCAGGTCCCAGGAGGCCGTGCTGGACGCCAAGGCAGCGGAGAGGCTGAAGTCCAACAGCCGGCCACACATCTGCGTCCTCCTCCAGGCGCTACCCAGTGGCATGCAGCAGTTTGTGGAGGAAACCTCCAAAGACTCTGAATTCCTGGGCAGGATTGCTCGGGATGATCGTTGCCTGGATGTGGGGGAGCTCTTTAGGGAGCAGCAGAAGCACAATCTGGATCATTTCAACAGAGCGTTCTTTGTTCAAGACCAGTCAGAGCACCGTGGCATCCTTAGCAAAATGGGGCTGGAGAACTTCTGCATAGAGCCCTATTTCAGCAACCTGCGGCAGAACATGAGGGACCTGATTACAGTCCTGGCCTCTGTGGCGTCCAGCTTCCTGGATCACGGCCAACGTTATGGCTTCTATGACAATGGCCCTGCACAGCCTGGCAGGCCGCTGTCGCAGGAGGTGGCTAAACATTGCATCATACAAGCCCAGCTGCTGGCATTCAGAACTG ATGATCCAAAAGTGGGGGTTGGTGCTGTTATATGGGCGGAAGGGAAATCT GGGACCTGCGATGGGACAGGGCGCATGTACCTCGTGGGCTCTGGGTACAACGCCTACCCAGTGGGCTCAGAGTACGCCGAATTCCCCCAGATGGACGACAAGCAGCAGGACCGGCACAGCAGGAAGTACAGATATATCATCCACGCTGAGCAGAACGCACTGACTTTCAG GTGTgcggagctcagggaggacgaaAACACGACGATCTTTGTCACGAAATGCCCATGTGACGAGTGTGTGCCTTTGATTAAGGGGGCCGGCGTCAAGCAGATATACACTTCAGATATGGACAGTGGCAAAGACAAGCATGACATCTCATACCTCCAGTTTGAGAATCTCCAGGGAGTGCAGAAGTTTGTT TGGCAGAGGAATTCGCAAGTTTGTCCAGGGCAGCTGAATTCTTGTTTGTCCA ATGGCTGCATGGGGAAACACAGCAGAGAGACACAGGGGAATGACCCCCTGCCGAGTAAGAGGCAGTGTTTTTAA